A genomic region of Oncorhynchus mykiss isolate Arlee chromosome 2, USDA_OmykA_1.1, whole genome shotgun sequence contains the following coding sequences:
- the ifitm5 gene encoding interferon-induced transmembrane protein 5 isoform X1, producing MDNHTYNYPSDCTPLTSCKSARKPAGSTVVNMGTAGKKPPSDYLVWSLCNTLYVNFCCLGFMALIYSIKARDQKTQGNLQLAQECSDKAKWYNILAAGWNLLVPLLVVVLLVLLLVHLGTSQGSFDFFGEDGFQSFMKLFSSVH from the exons ATGGACAACCACACGTACAACTACCCGTCCGACTGCACCCCTCTCACCAGCTGCAAGTCGGCCCGCAAGCCGGCGGGTTCCACCGTGGTGAATATGGGCACCGCAGGCAAGAAGCCACCCAGTGACTACCTAGTCTGGTCCCTGTGCAACACCCTGTATGTCAACTTCTGCTGTCTGGGATTCATGGCTCTTATCTACTCAATTAAG gcCAGGGACCAGAAGACCCAGGGGAACTTGCAGCTGGCCCAGGAGTGCTCGGACAAGGCCAAGTGGTACAACATCCTGGCGGCGGGCTGGAACCTGCTGGTGCCCCTGttggtggtggtgctgctggtgctgttGCTGGTTCACCTGGGCACCTCACAGGGCTCCTTCGACTTCTTCGGAGAGGACGGCTTCCAGAGCTTCATGAAACTCTTcagcag CGTACATTGA
- the ifitm5 gene encoding interferon-induced transmembrane protein 5 isoform X2, which produces MDNHTYNYPSDCTPLTSCKSARKPAGSTVVNMGTAGKKPPSDYLVWSLCNTLYVNFCCLGFMALIYSIKARDQKTQGNLQLAQECSDKAKWYNILAAGWNLLVPLLVVVLLVLLLVHLGTSQGSFDFFGEDGFQSFMKLFSR; this is translated from the exons ATGGACAACCACACGTACAACTACCCGTCCGACTGCACCCCTCTCACCAGCTGCAAGTCGGCCCGCAAGCCGGCGGGTTCCACCGTGGTGAATATGGGCACCGCAGGCAAGAAGCCACCCAGTGACTACCTAGTCTGGTCCCTGTGCAACACCCTGTATGTCAACTTCTGCTGTCTGGGATTCATGGCTCTTATCTACTCAATTAAG gcCAGGGACCAGAAGACCCAGGGGAACTTGCAGCTGGCCCAGGAGTGCTCGGACAAGGCCAAGTGGTACAACATCCTGGCGGCGGGCTGGAACCTGCTGGTGCCCCTGttggtggtggtgctgctggtgctgttGCTGGTTCACCTGGGCACCTCACAGGGCTCCTTCGACTTCTTCGGAGAGGACGGCTTCCAGAGCTTCATGAAACTCTTcagcaggtag